Part of the Amphiura filiformis chromosome 9, Afil_fr2py, whole genome shotgun sequence genome is shown below.
GCAATTGCATAACATGAAGTTTATCAACTGATAATTCTTTGTCACTATGAGTTGTCCAGTGATAGAAACTGATGTTTCTGCTCGAAAcatcggttgttttttgtctgtttggtttagtTTGACTGCTGTCTGCTGATGTGcccagtgattttcatcacttgttccagtatgtttatactgttttcctgacacttctgtgggctctggaattggtaaTTACtctggaattggtaatttttggccatcgaactttgcttacatGTATGTGCACACTGCACAGTGATCAtaatcacttgttccagtgcacttttgtattcccatttaTCCCAGTTGTTTTTGCTGGTTTAACACTTGGTTATTTTTGGCTATTGAAGTTTacctacttctgtgcctacattACTTGTTTTTGTCCCCCCTCTTCATAcagtctagtctgtattttacttgtttccccgcATCAAGTTGGTATCTTGCCCTTTTCTTTCTAGTTTAGTTGTCCAGTGATGGTATTATTTCTGTCACATGAAAGTAAACAGTATAAAAGTGTCAACAGAATATGCTACTGCAGAGtatgtctgagggccgatgacacacatccGATGGGTGTACTTCTACACAGGTCATATGAtatcatacataccagaacattttgggattcttatttcatcaaaatcagaaagaTTGGGGTGAGTTCTCACCGAGTTGAAACGGACTGGGATTCTTTCTTTCAGTTCGAGTCAGGATCAGGGGTGTATTcataatttcatattatattaaCATAAGGTCATGTTTCttgtgagggcacggtggctcagtggttacggccttggactcataatctgagagcttgctcggcgtgcgtgggttcgattcccgtcccaccaccgtgttgcgcccttgggcaaggcgctttgcctcgcttgcctcaccccacccaggtgtaatgggaagctgttaggggtagtcacagtcgttgtactgatggaccctgcgccacttgtaggctgcaagcgtggttccgacatattctaatgacggaataaatgtaaagcgcttagaggctgtttacggcataaagcgctatataaatgtctacatttatttattttttatttatttatagtggACCCCTGATTTTGGGAAAACATAACATCTGAACAAACTTTTTTTGGTTGTCCCATTGTCATAAATTTAGGCGTATTTGAAAGCCTGTTTATTCCTTGTATTTCttttgagtaagatttaatctttcccaagAGAAGTCCTtctcagagggctgagctttcggaactctagcgaatGCCATCTTCAaactaaataaacatgatgatgcaCCTTACATACACTAGGGGAACCGTCAAGAGGATATCAAAGTGATTGACATAAACTGTCAAGAGGGGGATGTCAATATGATTGACAGGAAGTGTCAACAAGTAAATAAGGGAACTTCCTGTTTGGAGAACAACAGAGGTTAATTAACTTGGTCAGAAGTCCTTTTGGAAGAATGTCCACTCCTTTGTCCCTATTGACATTGTCTGGAGTAGAATGGATATATATGCCAAACTTCCTTTCAGACTACTTGGTGTTCATGTCCAAAATCTTGTTATTATCCCAGTCTATGTCGTGTTGATTTTGCCATACATGCTCAGCGACTGTTGATTGTGCAAAGTTCTGCCAGTTTcacccagggttgccaaacctgcgatttggtagcccgcgacaaagaaagtgctcccaTGATTTCACgacatttgggctactttgaaaatctcaccatGAAATCTAATAAATAATGGGCGATCCGAATTTTGGAAAAGCCAACGTCAAAATTGTTATATTGGATATTCTTTCAATGGTTCTTCAACATAAAAGAACCAAACAACTAATTCGGTAAAGAAAACACTCTGTGGTCAATGTGCATCCAAGTATGAtaatgggaaacaaattaaagtcGATACATGTGCAGGGAGGGGACTGTTTAATCACATCtcattattcacacattgcttaaagccatattataacatttgctgaggagaacgcgccctcaaaaaatgttaaattcaggttttacacgattgtaatgtactttagtaaacaaagattctctgcaaaaatcaagactttaggtgctgtagttttgtcaaaatctgagattttgaataaaccgcctgaatcagcgttttattattacgatagaaatattagtcgaacgcatatgcgatgtcaacacagtactacgtacacggcgtgcggaacACACgtacacacacgccagagggtcgtaccatattacaaccgccggcgtgacatgcattggcgctagttgtaaattcagattttctttgctttacctcacttgttcggctcaaaattaaaaggggacatatctgacagtaaatgctaatattttattgaaaatgaatactaatctatttttaaagaaatgttataatatggctttaagatgaCTTAAGCCCcaggattatccttagaatattcctATATATCGATTCTCACAAGTGGCTTAAGACGACTagggtaacctcatttgaaattcacactccctgtgtggacgaaggtcatgtcttccatagggggtgtatgcatttcaaatagaataacccAATATTTGGGGTTTCTTTGAATAAAGATAAGAAATTACTAGCTGACATATTGAAATCAGGAATTTCATCATTTAAACGTTACTCTCTTTTCTACAGATATGTTTTAACTGGAGCTGAGAGctgaaaaacaaaaccggtattgACTATATAGCACCATGAATGGTTTTAGCACAGAGGATGACAGTCGGGATTCCGGTCATGGTCAGATATGTTGCCTAGTAGAAGAAGGTCAACGTTGTTCAAGACCCGCTGGCAATGCATGCTATAGCAAACGTATTGCTAAGACTGTACAGCAGAGGAAACTCAAACTTAACATTGACCACAGTGTAAGTTGCtctcaaactaaaaaaaaattgtattgccctCAGAGCTTAGAGGTCGGTTGGTTGGTTAAAAAAATACGACCCTAATTTTTCGAGGGCTGTTGTCAAGTAGAATTTGCATTGTCGACAAGCATCAAATCTCAAGATTCGACATTGGCAAGttgtggggaaggggagggttgtagtatAGTAGGAAAGGTCTCAGACGTAACACCAAATGAAAAATGGTTTAAAACAGTCCTACTTTTACACTTGTAAGTGTTCCAGCTACTTTTGACCGGGATTGTATATGTACCGTACtggtaccatattcattccatttacTGCTCAGGGGTTTAACCAAGTTGTTTTTGGCGGGTGCTTATTTTTATAacttgtttacataattgcatgtaaaaaatggcccagaatatTGATCTTAAGTGTAGATTTTTCTGTGTTTGATACAGGTGTAGTTGCatggatcctgcacataatgatagAGGATAATGTGTAtgtatagtaggaattccaattaaatgaacgcagctttcaacagctgtacttgatccaaccgtgatcgtatatcgcgtatttcaaacgcAAACGCGAAcgtacgaccttggatacaacgctaaccaatcacgagtgcgttgccATGGTTAGATTTACTtcagcgttactcacgcacagtcgcacacgctggtgtACATCGGGCAGTGTACGCAAAAAgttgtcacgctattgaaagctgcattcattcaattgggATTCCCACTATAGTTAtaagtcgctgggtgggcgcttacaggggcatgggtggttaatggaCATAAATTTGTCTCCTTACTGGTTTATAGGCAAGCCTGGAAATAAGCacactggaaccaggagcaatttgtttttgctccgggttcactgggattttacaagcacCAGGAGCAATatttgaagaaacaggagcaattttcaaatattaaatccttttctgcatatacaaaTACAATAGCATTCTAGCACTACTGAATCAAGTGCAAAAACtgaaaccaggagcaattttctaaaataaatctCTTCTGGTTCATGTAAATTTTACAAGCACCAGTGCAATTGGAGGCTGTACGAGGATTCCTGGCTTGTTTATAGGTTGGGTTTGTTTTGAATGTGGTTTCTTGACCAGATCCAACTCATGTATTATGATCTTTTTGATTTGTGTTGATTTACTATTTTAGGTGCGGCACATCTACATATGCGACTACCACAAAGGTGTCATACAGAGTGTGCGTAAGAGGAAGAAACGTGACAGCGATGACGAAACAGGAGGATCACCAGACCATGATATTGATATGCCAGAGGTAAGGCAAAGGAATGGGTCAATGTCACACACTGTACATTAAATTAACACCCAAAGGGCTTTTTGGCAACTGGAATTGAAAGAAGGGAgagtaaagagagaaaacaaacaaagacgtTGATTAACTTTCTCTTGGACGGCTTCAGCCCCAATTACTGGCATGTGGTGGCGCTGTTGGCTCAGAAGAGAGTTGTACACGGCGGGTAAGTAATACCTCCCTGCATCCCTGTTGAGGTCgattgctctgggtgggattcgaacctgagacctctcgcatgccaagcactaggccgCCGACACTTAGCCATGGGTCTTACACTGGCTACCCATACCCAAGTACCCATATATCACTTAgagtgattgcatcatcacatcccGTGGGATGCGCAATGAACTTGTTTGTAGTATTTTGTTGTACTCAGggaggttagggttaatgaaaatCCCTAAATTTCCTTGGTACAAGATTGTCAGACCTCCATCAATAAAACCAGGTCACTTGCAATCAGGTGCCCAGTAGAATCTGTAACATGAAATGTGACCTGTATGAATAGACTTGGTTAAAACTCAGTTAAGTTCAGATTAGAACCCTGTTTACACTACCTGTTGGTCAAAGTCATAATTTGATTGTGataaatttgttttcaaattcgGCCGATTACAGTGCTAAGTATAGTGCAAACAGGTACAGTTGCGATTTGATTACAATTTCAATTTTAACTTAAAGTCTTTATCGTATGTTACTTATGAGCAACTCCAATCAGtttgtattttcaaaaaaaaaagaagagtaaTTTGGCCCTTTTGAAGAACACATTGGGctcatccagttgaaatccatatacccctgtggaagacatgaacttaatctacttttgggagtgtgaatttcaaatggggttacctgaatgggtgactcaatttgaaatctacactccctgtctCTCTCGGCCTATCTACgcacaaaatcgccatgcgtagcttttgtaaaagcgagaggattcgccgtactatcatggcaattttgacatgaagatatagggaGGATGACGCTgtgtggggttacctgaatgggtgactccatttgaaatctacacaccctgtggaagacatgaatttaatcttgcacacagggagtgtgaatttcaaatggggttacctgaatgggtatttccatttgaaatttacacttccATGTGTAAGATATGTCTTCCATTTggagtgtatgggtttcaactagaATAATCAATTCGGTATCCTACAAGATTATAACAAGAATGTTAACTGAAATATAGCAAAATTAGCTGTTCTGCAGTTGCCCAATTTATAACCTTACACTTTGCTGTCATGGACATGGTGACCCAAGAATGAAATGATATGCAGATGTAATTAAGATCCATATACATTTTAAGCTCAATTTTATCATTGAATCTACTTACCGATGTCCATTCCATATCTGAGTAACTAGAGCTTCTGTGTAAATTCTTTGTACCAATGCTTTTGTTTGTTCTCTTCTTGTCCTCAGATTGATCTGTTTCAACTTCAAGTGAATACACTGAGAAGATACAAACGTCATTACAAGCTGCAGACAAAGCCAGGCCTGAACAAAGCACAACTTGCAGAGGTAAGATATGCAGCGTCCCCAAAGTTATAAGGCAAACAAAATTGTATCGCTCTTTTGACTGACTCAAAATTGGTAAATCTCTAGAGTTGATCAAAAACAGCCTGACAAATAGTATAAACCATTGTTAATTACCACCCTATTTTGCGGGGAACTTGCATGGTTCAATATCGTTTGTGGCAggatattaaaaaaatgaaaaaaaaacactaacAAACCCAAAACACAGATTGAACAACTGACTGTCTGACTTTGGAGCTTTAAGGGCAATACAACTTTTTTGGGGGGTCTTAACATATTGTGTGTAACAAGCACTCCATGGCAGGCAATTTTTTCGAAAGGGGGAATTTTTAGAGGCAAGTTTTTAATGACAAGCTTATACCCATACAATTGGTCTGTCACTTTCGCATTCAAAATGACAGCCATGCCGatgtaatgcattttcatgccAAAATGTGATTTACGTATTTGCAGCATCTTTCTTATGTTCTTTCAGTCTTGTTCCAAATGCCTTTCAATACTTTTTTCCTTTATATTCTTTTAGTTTTGGATTGCAGATCTATGTTTTCAGTATGTACAGCATTTCATGCTCCCATCATAGGAAGGATTATTCCCGAGGATTATTCTGATTGATCAGTCATTGTATGTTATTCATCAAGCCAGATATAtcatattttttgtttaattttttctgTTTCTCTTATTCCCCTCTACAGACTGTTGGCCGCCACTTCAGAACCATTCCCGTCATCGAAAAAGAGGCACTGACATATTTCATCTACATGGTAAAGAACAATAAGAGCAGATTTGATCAGAAGCATGACAGTCACAGCTAAGCTTCAAACACTTGTCTTCATTTACACTCATGGAAGCAACTTCTCCAGTAATGTGCATGCTAAGCGGTGTGGTTGTAGCTTCAGTATGATGGTATCCTTACATTGAGGATCAGCCTTGTGTTAATTGCTGATTTGTAGAAAACAACAGTATTTGGAGTGTCATATATTGCAAAGATTTTGCAAAACAACAAATGAGACACCATTGCCTGATTTTGATAGATTGAACCATGGATTAAAGAGATTacagacaaactccaaacagtcaaagtctcagcatcacccaataataagggccgattgttccataaAATGTGACAGGCGAAACTGCTACGCTCATACCGCATATTTTGCGGTCTTTCACATAAACGCTAAGACACGCAATGCTTTATCGCGaatgatcagccctcatgaatatgggaGAAATCACagcatacaatacacagggactttgactgttggaaaatagtctgtagtagtctctGGATTGAACACTCAGAAAGCCTTTTGAGCAGTAATTTAGagacaaaaaattgaaaattaaataaaatccCAAACCAGACTGGTCTTCCTGTTATGGTGTCACCAATATACAGGGACCTCTTACGATTTTTTGGGTGCTGGAAAAAAAAgcaacattaagggggtactacaccctggccaattgtgtgcatatttttgcatttttcttaacaattataacgcattggtgacaagtaagatatttatattataggggcaaggactacaacgacTACACTGAAAATTCCGCAActgaaggcaagtagttattgatttattgatcaaatactggttttccctcatttttgactgtaactccacaactgctgtctgtgctgaaataaatttaccagtgcagtagttgtagtccttgcccctataatatacatatctttcttgttaccaatgcgttataatttttgagaaaaatgcaaaaataggcacaaaattgggcaggggtgtagtacccccttaaggaataCAATATGTAAGAAATGTCATCGAATGGGAATGGAATCTTCATtgtaaattagcatttttattttAAGCAGAGagtttggcatttttttcatgctAAATTACCATAGCTTGACTTTGAATGTAAGGTCAATGAAATAATGTAGATGCTTGACAATTTCAGTTGTTGAGCACTGATTTAATGGAATTGATCCAGTaacatattaagggggtactacaccccagaccaatttggtgtctatttttgcatttttctcaaaaattatagcgcatttgacacaagtaagatatgtatattataacggcaaggactacaactactgcactgaaaattcagcaactcaaggcaagtagttattgatttattgataaaatactggttttccctcatttttgactgtaactccacaactgttgtctgtgctgaaataaaatttccagtgcattagttgtagtccttgtccctataatatacatatcttacttgtatcaaatgtgctataatttttgagaaaaatgcaaaaataggcataaaattgggcaggggtgtagtacccccttaaaagaaacAATGTCCATACAATGGACACTACACACAGAGTACAGTGCATCACGCAACTGTTGTCATGTGTTGGCGTCGCGTTTTCTGCATGTGTATGAAGGATAAATGCTGAAAGCACTCAAAAATGGTCTGTATCCACAAGATTGCTGACATGTTACATCACATCAATTATTGCTTCCCAAAGAtgtatatttaggcctatttaaaaactcACCCACCCTGGTTTGCTCACACAAAAGGGTACGACAGGTAACTGTACATACATTCCAGCATTTGAGGGTATGGTAATTGCTGGCCAATTTCCTAGAGGGgtgataatatgtgacatgatcaaggggaatgagtcacatgtcggtcctggtcgaaaatgagttttacataattCTAAAGAGGAGatatagagctttcagaaactgaaaatcccatgttgatacgactttttgttatgaagttatgtcaatttatcaatcgctgaaaacaatataaaacaaaagaattttaacactttctttgccaatatttcaaaatcaatataagcgacatctgactcatttcccttgatcgtgtcacatattatgattATATGACACATGCTGGGAAGCTTATTACGCTCTGCATCAATTGGGCTGAATATGTCATGGAAACTTGATTTAGAGATTTACGTCATTTAGAATAGCTCATGGAATAGCTCATGGCTGCAATTATAACCAGTTTATCATCCTGAATTTCTTACCCGTCATGGCGTTTTAGAATACACTGTTGTTAGTGTGACAAATTGGTCATGATTCCCCAAGAAATTTGGGCCTTTATTTTTAGGAGCTTGTCTTTTGTTGTGACATGGCCAGGTTCATGCATATTTTGAAGATGTTTAGGAAGTGTGATAGCTGAAGTGAGTGtaagtctttttatctttttatttattccaATATGGACTGATATGGCAACCCAATGACAGGAAGTGTAACAGAACATGTAGTAATATcactaaatattataaaatattaaatttgttgcAAAGTTTTTGTAGTAATAAGCAAGGCAAAAGGCAGAGTAGTTGAAACATTCtcaaaaatatatacataatattataatttcagtttgtattaatatttttttagCATGACAATAAGAAAATATCCCTAATtttttgaaataatgattttaaatgtcatacttcttacaaaatatttaattatgaaaattcaaaaatgattttcataCTGGGACTAATTTCACTTATGAAATATTTAATATGGTCTATATGCTTCACCCGGCAGAGTGTAAGACAATGCTAGACACAAAAGTACATACGCGAGGATCACAAATAATGGATGCAAACCGGAGAAATAAGTAATGAACAAGCATGaaattaaatatttataaaattagaaaatcaatcaaatcaaatcatttgaTTATTCCAAAATACATTCAGTTTCATCAGGGTTTGCCTCCAAAATATCTAACtgtgtatatacatgtatcataTAAATATGATGCTATAAATATCTGTAAACTATTAACTGCATTGTACcacttagagaataagcgataggaattttattttgcctatcctctaccgtgtgataggcgacaggcaggtccaatattttgagtagtggatgcggcgcagcggtatccactacgataaaaatattggacctgcctgtcgctctatcataggtagaggataggcaaaataaaaattctatcgcttattctcattcttagtcagttaaatattattttaataaaaacaattttttaaagcaaaaactaagttaccgtcataaaactccctcattataaaatgaacgaaacttgtttacaacttcacgtattctgttgcgcgtgctgctagcgcgtcgcgtattccgcactagtctcacgcaTACATCGCGATACAtacgcacctctacaagcgtgtaaggcattatcaagacgcatgatgacgtggggtcgtctacggcctgataaacggcacccgaattcttgcgattgtccaatcaaaaatgtggatacgaactagaccactcccactgactaagaatagtaTATATTGGAATCTACCAGTATATTGGAATAATTCTACCAATCTACCATTTtcacccgatgtggcagtgacgtcagcgcGTTGTGGCAGCTGTTTCGTGCGCGCATCTATGTGGGCGTCTTTATGCACGCATGTGTGTACACCATGGTTTTGAGCAAGTGCTAACGATGAGAAGCTGTGTCCAATGAAATGCGCAgttacgtcactgccacatcagggtgaaaaatggtatagtgaaGGGGTTCTTAACAGGTGGGCCAAATTCTACCTGCTGGCCAATATGTGGGTTTCTCTACTGGAAGTTTGGTTGACTGAAATTCTTTTCCACCATACATGCATGAGCCAACAGCGCACATCCGCAAGCACCCCAAACACCAGGATACGCAACAACAAGGTAATTTGGGTCAAACTGACTGATTAGTAAAGAAACCCAGGATACACATATTGTGATCAGTCCTCCAACAGCTCTGAAATGTATCcggtaaacatagcaaaacaatgTGTATTTGCcctcaaaacaaaaatttttgaaatGGTTTTGACCCTCTGTGGCTTAGCCCTCTGTGGCTCGCTGGCAAATATGATTTGAGAGCCCCTGCACTAGTATATTGGAATTAAGCTGACAGCAGTGCT
Proteins encoded:
- the LOC140160724 gene encoding histone deacetylase complex subunit SAP30L-like, with product MNGFSTEDDSRDSGHGQICCLVEEGQRCSRPAGNACYSKRIAKTVQQRKLKLNIDHSVRHIYICDYHKGVIQSVRKRKKRDSDDETGGSPDHDIDMPEIDLFQLQVNTLRRYKRHYKLQTKPGLNKAQLAETVGRHFRTIPVIEKEALTYFIYMVKNNKSRFDQKHDSHS